From one Streptomyces mobaraensis genomic stretch:
- a CDS encoding acyl-CoA dehydrogenase family protein, translating to MPSQSAVALERAVRAAEADGGPLSAAALAGSDRAETFPEPACALLDAAGLAHHYVPVAHGGELRGYDELIGLVRTVARRDLTVAIAHGKTFLGTAPVWVAGTAEQAARLGEDVRRGAVVSWGLTERDHGSDLLAGEAAAVRDGADWLLDGEKWLINNATRGTRICVLARTDPAGGPRGFSLFLVDKRRLPESASTALPKIRTHGIRGADISGIAFHGARIPGSALVGAEGTGMETVLKALQLTRTVCVGLSLGAADHALRLTARFARDRRLYGGRLADLPQARRLLGEASAAVLVAEAAALVAGRSVTALTDEMSVVSAVAKACVPTLVQDAIAQLGELMGLRGYLTEHHEEGAFARLDRDHRLVSIFDGSTAVNRNALIDQFPRLARGYGKRWWNEAGVAEATTLTAPSGAFRPERLRLLSGAGGSLVQSLPDAVARLDALAATGAVPARLARLAGDLGAATAALHEELAAQPRHPRDVPAGSFDLAERYELCFAGAASLWLWLNNRPDDARFRTPDRPDHTWLQACLVTVLTRLGAPVGEEDRSAHDRLAALLVEGEPDPAHPPISVDMMTSAGMMRSTS from the coding sequence GTGCCATCTCAGTCTGCCGTGGCGCTGGAGCGTGCCGTGCGCGCGGCCGAAGCCGACGGCGGCCCGCTGTCGGCGGCCGCGCTCGCCGGCTCCGACCGTGCCGAAACGTTTCCTGAGCCGGCCTGCGCGCTGCTGGACGCCGCGGGCCTGGCGCACCACTACGTCCCCGTGGCGCACGGCGGCGAACTCCGCGGCTACGACGAGCTGATCGGCCTGGTGCGCACGGTGGCCCGGCGGGACCTCACCGTCGCCATCGCCCACGGGAAGACCTTCCTGGGCACCGCACCGGTCTGGGTCGCGGGCACGGCGGAGCAGGCCGCGCGGCTCGGCGAGGACGTCCGGCGGGGTGCCGTGGTCTCGTGGGGCCTCACCGAGCGCGACCACGGGAGCGACCTGCTGGCCGGCGAGGCGGCAGCCGTCCGCGACGGCGCCGACTGGCTGCTCGACGGCGAGAAGTGGCTGATCAACAACGCCACGCGGGGCACGCGGATCTGCGTCCTGGCCCGGACTGACCCGGCCGGCGGACCGCGCGGGTTCAGCCTCTTCCTGGTGGACAAGCGCCGGCTGCCGGAGTCCGCTTCCACCGCGCTGCCGAAGATCCGGACGCACGGCATCCGCGGCGCCGACATCAGCGGCATCGCCTTCCACGGGGCCCGGATCCCCGGATCCGCCCTCGTCGGGGCCGAGGGCACCGGTATGGAGACCGTCCTGAAGGCCCTCCAGCTCACCCGCACCGTCTGCGTCGGGCTCTCCCTGGGCGCCGCCGACCACGCCCTCCGGCTCACCGCCCGGTTCGCCCGCGACCGTCGGCTGTACGGCGGCCGGCTCGCGGACCTGCCGCAGGCGCGGCGCCTCCTGGGCGAGGCGTCCGCCGCGGTGCTCGTCGCCGAGGCGGCCGCCCTGGTGGCGGGCCGCAGCGTCACCGCGCTCACCGACGAGATGAGCGTGGTCTCCGCGGTCGCCAAGGCGTGCGTGCCCACCCTGGTCCAGGACGCGATCGCCCAGCTCGGTGAACTCATGGGCCTGCGCGGCTATCTGACGGAGCATCACGAGGAAGGGGCGTTCGCCAGGCTCGACCGCGACCACCGGCTGGTGTCGATCTTCGACGGCAGCACCGCCGTCAACCGCAACGCCCTGATCGACCAGTTCCCGCGGCTCGCCCGCGGCTACGGCAAGCGGTGGTGGAACGAGGCCGGCGTGGCCGAGGCCACGACCCTGACCGCACCCTCGGGCGCGTTCCGGCCGGAACGGCTCCGCCTGCTGTCCGGCGCCGGCGGCAGCCTGGTGCAAAGCCTCCCGGACGCGGTCGCCCGACTGGACGCGCTGGCCGCCACCGGCGCGGTCCCGGCCCGCCTCGCCCGGCTGGCCGGCGACCTGGGTGCCGCCACGGCCGCGCTGCACGAGGAACTGGCCGCACAGCCGCGGCACCCGCGCGACGTCCCGGCCGGCTCCTTCGACCTCGCCGAACGGTACGAACTGTGCTTCGCGGGCGCCGCGAGCCTGTGGCTGTGGCTCAACAACCGGCCGGACGACGCACGGTTCCGGACACCGGACCGGCCCGACCACACCTGGCTCCAGGCGTGCCTCGTCACCGTACTGACCCGGCTCGGCGCCCCCGTCGGCGAAGAGGACCGGTCGGCCCACGACCGGCTGGCCGCACTGCTCGTCGAAGGGGAACCGGACCCCGCCCACCCGCCGATCAGCGTCGACATGATGACGAGCGCCGGCATGATGAGGAGCACGTCATGA
- a CDS encoding AMP-binding protein, with product MSETLSGLLEDRARTFPDQRIRFAEEGRELSLAELLEEGRETARALAGIGVRSGDLVAFVLPNGSGFLRVMLGAQYLGAVPVPLALPFGGVDEYLEHVAGVVADGGVRHVVVDLSAARVRERLAAALPGVSVVDLGSLAAGEGALPAHTRDGNGIAFIQYTSGSTSAPKGVVLTDANIVAGLRAITTPAAVGPGDRWGLWLPLFHDMGIFSLLAALSVGADVVLWQPRTFVRKPLDWLARFAEAGCTLCSAPNFFFDMLVAARRALRDERLAPDAGPDLSRWRLTFNGAEPVNAGTVEDFCAEFAAAGFRREAMYPVYGMAEATLAVTFPPLGREPVVYGADRRQLVEHGRAVPATDPAETRTLVGVGRPVPGVRVRIAADGAPAPEGTVGEIEISGPPVTHGYYRRETGEERTADGWFRTGDLGFLADGELYIVGRVKDMVIVGGVNYHAEDVEAVVRDHPGIYRKRCVAVLGPDETMAVVAETSLEGDAERAALVEELEAHVRARTGLPAVRVHLVAPRCLPQTSSGKFQRRKVRSSLPA from the coding sequence ATGTCCGAAACTTTGTCAGGTCTCTTGGAAGACCGCGCCCGGACCTTTCCGGACCAGCGGATCCGGTTCGCGGAAGAGGGCCGCGAGCTGTCTCTGGCGGAGCTTCTCGAAGAGGGCCGGGAGACCGCCCGCGCCCTTGCCGGAATCGGCGTGCGGAGCGGCGATCTGGTCGCCTTCGTCCTGCCCAACGGCAGCGGGTTCCTCCGTGTGATGCTCGGCGCCCAGTACCTGGGTGCCGTACCGGTGCCGCTGGCCCTGCCGTTCGGCGGGGTCGACGAATACCTTGAGCACGTCGCCGGCGTGGTCGCCGACGGCGGTGTTCGGCACGTCGTGGTGGACCTCTCCGCCGCACGGGTGCGGGAACGGCTGGCGGCGGCGCTGCCCGGGGTCTCCGTCGTGGACCTCGGGAGCCTCGCGGCGGGGGAGGGCGCCCTCCCGGCGCACACCCGCGACGGGAACGGCATCGCCTTCATCCAGTACACATCGGGGAGCACGTCGGCCCCGAAGGGCGTGGTCCTCACCGACGCCAACATCGTCGCCGGGCTGAGGGCCATCACCACCCCGGCCGCTGTCGGGCCCGGCGACCGCTGGGGCCTGTGGCTGCCGCTCTTCCACGACATGGGCATCTTCAGCCTGCTCGCCGCACTGTCGGTCGGCGCCGACGTCGTCCTGTGGCAGCCCCGGACCTTTGTGCGCAAGCCGCTCGACTGGCTCGCCCGTTTCGCCGAGGCCGGCTGCACCCTCTGCTCCGCACCCAACTTCTTCTTCGACATGCTGGTCGCCGCCCGGCGCGCCCTGCGGGACGAGCGGCTGGCGCCGGACGCCGGGCCGGACTTGTCCCGCTGGCGCCTGACCTTCAACGGCGCCGAGCCGGTGAACGCCGGGACCGTCGAGGACTTCTGCGCGGAGTTCGCCGCCGCCGGCTTCCGGCGCGAGGCGATGTACCCCGTGTACGGCATGGCCGAGGCGACCCTCGCCGTGACCTTCCCCCCGCTGGGGCGCGAGCCCGTGGTCTACGGCGCCGACCGCCGGCAGCTCGTGGAGCACGGCCGCGCGGTCCCGGCGACGGACCCGGCCGAGACCCGGACCCTGGTCGGCGTGGGCCGGCCGGTCCCCGGCGTGCGGGTGCGGATCGCCGCGGACGGCGCCCCCGCGCCCGAGGGGACGGTCGGCGAGATCGAGATCAGCGGCCCGCCCGTGACGCACGGCTACTACCGCCGGGAGACGGGCGAGGAGCGCACCGCGGACGGCTGGTTCCGCACCGGCGACCTCGGCTTCCTCGCCGACGGCGAGCTGTACATCGTCGGCCGGGTGAAGGACATGGTCATCGTGGGCGGGGTGAACTACCACGCCGAGGACGTCGAGGCCGTCGTCCGGGACCACCCGGGCATCTACCGCAAGCGGTGTGTCGCCGTCCTCGGTCCCGACGAGACGATGGCGGTCGTCGCCGAGACGTCCCTGGAGGGGGACGCCGAGCGGGCCGCCCTGGTGGAGGAGCTGGAGGCGCACGTCCGGGCCCGCACCGGGCTGCCGGCCGTCCGCGTGCACCTGGTCGCGCCCCGCTGCCTCCCGCAGACCAGCAGCGGCAAGTTCCAGCGCCGCAAGGTGCGTTCGTCGCTCCCCGCGTGA
- a CDS encoding ArnT family glycosyltransferase, which produces MFAIPTAERRNAAGGTHESPPGKRRPWMFWRSPERQPWWARPALLAVAALAAILYGWNVSSSGFTLYYSNAVKSMSVSWKALLFGALDPAATITTDKIPGAFVPQALSVKLFGFHAWAVALPQCVAGVVSVLVMYRVVRRWVGPLTGLCAAALFAFTPVLASMFGHSMEDGALTLCLVLAADCFQRALLDARLRSLVFAGIWIGLGFQAKMLQSWLVLPALAVGYLVAAPVELRRRVAHTAVAGAICLAVSLSWVLMMTVVPAKHRPYVDGSTNNSAFAMVFGYNGLERFGIDVPGSAPSFGSRPPGAAPAGGPGGAAPAPPAPPAPPAAPAAPPAASAAPAPPAAPAGAPRPGTGPAPAPGAPGTAGGPGAPGAPGAPAAPPAAGAPGAPGAGKPGAPPAPPAPPGPPGADSATSPWLKLFTKPLAPQIGWLYPFAVLGLALGLWWRRRAPRTDRLRGGLLLWGTWLVTVGLVFSKMDDIPHTAYMATLAPPLAALAACGITLMWRAYRKGGPRAWALPAAVAAEAAWSWHLASNHSGFLPWLRWLVAAVCALGVVTMAVARLGDRTRTRLLLCGAAIGLAGAVAAPVAWSASVLDRRYGGSAFDATAGPSEILAEAEMLQERLASLPAPPPAGPPPADGTTPPGGPKPPGGPATPGGPPAPGGSSARDGSPDRDLPPGGTLLNATATLTSSEKKLYAYVKAHQEGADYPLVTDGWRTPFILATGDRVLPLGGFSGSAPQPTLRGFRGLVQDGDVRFVLLSGPDTVKIAGMGGRPEIRDWVKGHCAAVPPASYGVDAAEERATAGLFGPSRLYRCGAS; this is translated from the coding sequence TTGTTCGCCATACCCACCGCCGAGCGCAGGAACGCCGCGGGCGGCACGCACGAGTCCCCACCGGGCAAACGCCGGCCCTGGATGTTCTGGCGCTCTCCGGAACGACAACCGTGGTGGGCCAGACCCGCTTTGCTGGCCGTCGCGGCACTGGCCGCGATCCTCTACGGCTGGAACGTTTCCTCTTCAGGCTTCACGCTCTACTACTCGAACGCCGTCAAGAGCATGTCCGTCAGCTGGAAGGCACTGCTGTTCGGCGCGCTGGACCCGGCGGCCACCATCACCACGGACAAAATCCCCGGCGCCTTCGTCCCACAGGCGCTCTCCGTGAAGCTCTTCGGCTTCCACGCCTGGGCCGTCGCGCTGCCCCAGTGCGTGGCCGGCGTCGTCTCCGTCCTGGTGATGTACCGCGTCGTACGCCGCTGGGTGGGCCCGCTGACGGGCCTGTGCGCAGCCGCCCTCTTCGCCTTCACCCCGGTCCTGGCCTCCATGTTCGGGCACTCCATGGAGGACGGTGCGCTCACCCTGTGCCTCGTGCTGGCGGCCGACTGCTTCCAACGGGCGCTGCTGGACGCACGGTTGCGGTCACTGGTCTTCGCCGGCATCTGGATCGGGCTGGGCTTCCAGGCGAAGATGCTGCAGTCTTGGCTGGTGCTGCCGGCCCTCGCCGTCGGCTATCTCGTCGCCGCACCTGTGGAATTGCGCCGCCGCGTCGCGCACACGGCCGTCGCCGGCGCCATCTGCCTGGCCGTCTCGCTGTCGTGGGTGCTGATGATGACCGTCGTCCCGGCCAAGCACCGCCCGTACGTGGACGGGAGCACCAACAACAGTGCCTTCGCCATGGTGTTCGGCTACAACGGGCTGGAGCGGTTCGGCATCGACGTCCCGGGATCGGCGCCGAGCTTCGGCTCCCGTCCGCCGGGCGCGGCACCGGCGGGCGGGCCCGGTGGGGCGGCTCCCGCCCCTCCGGCGCCTCCGGCCCCTCCTGCTGCCCCGGCTGCGCCTCCGGCAGCTTCGGCCGCTCCCGCTCCTCCGGCCGCCCCGGCCGGGGCGCCTCGCCCCGGCACCGGCCCGGCGCCCGCACCGGGTGCGCCCGGTACGGCCGGTGGGCCCGGCGCGCCCGGCGCGCCCGGCGCGCCCGCCGCTCCTCCTGCGGCCGGTGCCCCCGGCGCACCCGGAGCGGGCAAGCCGGGGGCTCCTCCCGCCCCGCCCGCCCCTCCGGGCCCGCCGGGCGCGGACAGCGCGACCAGCCCCTGGCTGAAGCTGTTCACCAAGCCGCTCGCCCCCCAGATCGGCTGGCTGTACCCGTTCGCCGTCCTGGGACTGGCGCTCGGGCTGTGGTGGCGCCGCCGGGCCCCGCGCACCGACCGGCTGCGCGGCGGCCTGCTGCTGTGGGGCACCTGGCTGGTCACGGTCGGGCTGGTCTTCAGCAAGATGGACGACATCCCCCACACCGCGTACATGGCCACGCTGGCCCCACCGCTCGCCGCGCTGGCGGCCTGCGGCATCACCCTCATGTGGCGGGCCTACCGCAAGGGCGGACCGCGCGCCTGGGCCCTGCCGGCCGCGGTGGCGGCGGAGGCGGCCTGGAGCTGGCACCTGGCCTCGAACCACAGCGGTTTCCTGCCGTGGCTGCGCTGGCTGGTCGCGGCGGTCTGCGCGCTGGGAGTCGTGACGATGGCCGTGGCACGGCTCGGGGACCGCACCCGGACCCGGCTGCTGCTCTGCGGCGCCGCCATCGGCCTCGCCGGCGCGGTGGCCGCACCGGTCGCCTGGTCGGCGTCCGTCCTCGACCGCCGGTACGGGGGCAGTGCCTTCGACGCGACCGCCGGCCCGTCGGAGATCCTCGCGGAGGCGGAGATGCTGCAGGAGAGGCTGGCCTCCCTGCCCGCGCCGCCCCCCGCGGGCCCGCCGCCCGCCGACGGCACCACACCCCCCGGTGGCCCCAAACCCCCCGGTGGTCCCGCGACCCCCGGCGGCCCCCCGGCCCCCGGCGGTTCCTCCGCGCGCGACGGATCCCCCGACCGGGACCTGCCTCCGGGCGGAACGCTGCTGAACGCCACCGCGACCCTCACGAGCAGCGAGAAGAAGCTGTACGCCTACGTCAAGGCGCACCAGGAGGGCGCCGACTACCCCCTGGTCACCGACGGCTGGCGGACGCCCTTCATCCTGGCCACCGGCGACCGCGTGCTCCCGCTGGGCGGGTTCAGCGGCTCGGCCCCGCAGCCCACCCTGCGCGGCTTCCGGGGCCTGGTCCAAGACGGCGACGTACGCTTCGTCCTGCTCTCCGGTCCCGACACCGTCAAGATCGCGGGCATGGGCGGCCGCCCGGAGATCCGCGACTGGGTGAAGGGCCACTGCGCGGCGGTCCCGCCCGCGAGTTACGGGGTGGACGCGGCCGAGGAGCGGGCGACGGCGGGTCTCTTCGGCCCGTCCAGGCTCTACCGCTGCGGCGCGTCGTGA